Proteins from one Porites lutea chromosome 3, jaPorLute2.1, whole genome shotgun sequence genomic window:
- the LOC140932438 gene encoding 4-galactosyl-N-acetylglucosaminide 3-alpha-L-fucosyltransferase FUT6-like: protein MVTRWSKYFFLCSSGLSIFLLAVLTFDDFLLGKFSKHTMKSSLEVNNTHSLGTNNSQLKQRERTKTLLLIYTVFFGTAKWIRGRDCGFENKFLFAANKCLSGDFELTYDKQRLEESDLVVFHARNMPSVDHLRTLLKNRSTSQRWVYALWESPNATPNPGPLNGLFNSTWTYRSDSDFWSPYGSYEELTEEEKLNKVRNIPDYSQGKTELVAWMVSNCGAQPRMAFAETLRKYIKVDVFGRCSGKFGQQRGCGNLTACLKTFKFYLSFENALCEDYITEKYWGRLGDMNVIPVVMGGADYSKLAIPGSYINVMDFKTVKQLAEYLQYLDKNNTAYNEYFKWRLKYKVFRSNIDLSMCQICKWYVSKSPLEPKVYGDLRTHWLKKGRCNEKSHLIRNMWKDE from the exons ATGGTGACAAGATggtcaaaatattttttcttatgcTCCTCTGGACTCAGTATTTTTCTTCTTGCCGTGCTAACTTTTGACGACTTCCTACTAGGTAAGTTTTCAAAGCACACGATGAAATCGTCGTTGGAAGTAAACAACACACATTCGCTTGGAACTAACAACTCACAACTCAAGCAACGGGAAAGGACAAAGACGCTTTTACTCATCTACACTGTTTTTTTCGGGACAGCAAAGTGGATAAGAGGTCGTGATTGTGGATTTGAAAACAAGTTTTTATTTGCCGCAAATAAATGTCTCTCAGGTGATTTCGAATTGACCTACGACAAACAACGGCTTGAGGAAAGCGACTTAGTCGTGTTTCACGCTAGAAACATGCCAAGTGTAGATCATCTAAGAACGCTGCTGAAAAACAGGTCCACTTCACAGCGCTGGGTATATGCTTTGTGGGAAAGTCCAAATGCAACACCAAATCCTGGTCCATTAAACGGGCTCTTTAACTCAACGTGGACTTACAGAAGCGATTCAGACTTCTGGTCGCCATATGGGAGTTACGAGGAACTaactgaagaagaaaaattgaatAAAGTGAGAAACATACCGGACTATTCCCAAGGAAAAACTGAACTTGTGGCTTGGATGGTTAGTAATTGTGGCGCTCAACCTCGTATGGCTTTCGCCGAAACGCTGAGAAAATACATCAAGGTTGATGTGTTTGGAAGGTGTTCCGGAAAATTTGGGCAACAGAGAGGTTGTGGAAATCTAACTGCTTGCCTTAAAACGTTTAAGTTTTACTTGTCATTCGAGAACGCTTTATGTGAAGATTACATCACTGAAAAATATTGGGGAAGGCTCG GTGATATGAATGTCATCCCAGTTGTGATGGGAGGTGCTGATTACTCCAAGCTGGCTATTCCGGGGTCTTATATCAATGTTATGGACTTCAAAACTGTTAAACAACTGGCAGAGTACCTTCAGTATCTGGACAAAAATAACACTGCTTATAATGAATACTTTAAATGGAGACTAAAATATAAAGTGTTTCGCAGCAACATTGACTTATCAATGTGTCAAATATGTAAATGGTATGTTTCAAAATCTCCGCTTGAACCGAAAGTTTATGGTGACCTTAGAACGCACTGGCTGAAGAAGGGACGATGTAATGAGAAAAGCCATCTCATCCGAAATATGTGGAAAGACGAATGA
- the LOC140932439 gene encoding 4-galactosyl-N-acetylglucosaminide 3-alpha-L-fucosyltransferase FUT6-like yields MKSSLQVNNTHSLENNLDAMINMNSTTNNSQLMQRERTKTLLLIYTVFFGTAKWIRDRDKCGFENKFLFAANKCLSGDFELTYDKQRFEESDLVVFHARNMPSVDHLRTLLKNRSTSQRWVYALWESPFATPNPGPLNGLFNSTWTYRSDSDFWSPYGSYEELSEEEKMNKIKNIPDYSQGKTELVAWMVSNCGAQPRMAFAETLKKYIKFDVFGRCSGKFGQPKGCGNLTACLKTFKFYLAFENALCEDYITEKYWGRLGDMNVIPVVMGGANYSKLAIPGSYINVMDFKTVKQLAEYLQYLDKNNTAYNEYFKWRLKYKVFRSNLDLSMCQICKWYVSKSPLEPKVYGDLRTHWLKKGRCNEKSHLIRNMWKDE; encoded by the exons ATGAAATCGTCGTTGCAAGTAAACAACACACATTCGCTAGAAAACAACTTGGACGCGATGATAAACATGAACTCAACAACTAACAACTCACAACTCATGCAACGGGAAAGGACAAAGACGCTTTTACTCATCTACACTGTTTTTTTCGGGACAGCAAAGTGGATAAGAGATCGTGATAAATGTGGATTTGAAAACAAGTTTTTATTTGCCGCAAATAAATGTCTCTCAGGTGATTTCGAATTGACCTACGACAAACAGCGATTTGAGGAAAGCGACTTAGTCGTGTTTCACGCTAGAAACATGCCAAGTGTAGATCATCTAAGAACGCTGCTGAAAAACAGGTCCACTTCACAGCGCTGGGTATATGCTTTGTGGGAAAGTCCATTTGCAACACCAAATCCTGGTCCATTAAACGGGCTGTTTAACTCAACGTGGACCTACAGAAGCGATTCAGACTTCTGGTCGCCATATGGAAGTTACGAGGAATTgagtgaagaagaaaaaatgaataaaataaaaaacataccGGACTATTCCCAAGGAAAAACTGAACTTGTGGCTTGGATGGTTAGTAACTGTGGCGCTCAACCTCGAATGGCTTTTGCCGAAACGCTGAAAAAATACATCAAGTTTGACGTGTTTGGAAGGTGTTCCGGAAAATTTGGGCAACCGAAAGGATGTGGAAATCTAACTGCTTGCCTTAAAACGTTTAAGTTTTATCTGGCATTCGAAAACGCTTTATGTGAGGATTACATCACTGAAAAATATTGGGGAAGGCTTG gTGATATGAATGTCATCCCAGTTGTGATGGGAGGTGCTAATTACTCCAAGCTGGCTATTCCGGGGTCTTATATCAATGTTATGGACTTCAAAACTGTTAAGCAACTGGCAGAGTACCTTCAGTATCTGGACAAAAATAACACTGCTTATAATGAATACTTTAAATGGAGACTAAAATACAAGGTGTTTCGCAGCAACCTTGATTTATCAATGTGTCAAATATGTAAATGGTATGTTTCAAAATCTCCGCTTGAACCGAAAGTTTATGGTGACCTTAGAACGCACTGGCTGAAGAAGGGACGATGTAATGAGAAAAGCCATCTTATCCGAAATATGTGGAAAGACGAATGA
- the LOC140929859 gene encoding 4-galactosyl-N-acetylglucosaminide 3-alpha-L-fucosyltransferase FUT6-like, producing the protein MINVNSTNNNSQLMQRERTKTLLLIYTVFFGTAKWIRDRDCGFENKFLFAANKCLSGDFELTYDKQRFDESDLVVFHARNMPSVDHLRRLLKNRSTSQRWVYALWESPNATPNPGPLNGLFNSTWTYRSDSDFLSPYGSYEELSEEEKMNEIKNIPDYSQEKTELVAWMVSNCGAQPRMAFAETLKKYIKVDVFGRCSGKFGQQRGCGNLAACLKTFKFYLAFENALCEDYITEKYWGRLGDVNVIPVVMGGANYSKLAIPGSYINVMDFKTVKQLAEYLQYLDKNNTAYNEYFKRRLKYKVFRSNLDLSMCQICKWYVAKSPLEPKVYGDLRAHWLKKGRCNEKSHLIRNMWKDE; encoded by the exons ATGATAAACGTGAATTCAACAAATAACAACTCACAACTCATGCAACGGGAAAGGACAAAGACGCTTTTACTCATCTACACTGTTTTTTTCGGGACAGCAAAGTGGATAAGAGATCGTGATTGTGGATTTGAAAACAAGTTTTTATTTGCCGCAAATAAATGTCTCTCAGGTGATTTCGAATTGACCTACGACAAACAGCGGTTTGATGAAAGCGACTTAGTCGTGTTTCACGCTAGAAACATGCCAAGTGTAGATCATCTAAGAAGGCTGCTGAAAAACAGGTCCACTTCACAGCGCTGGGTATATGCTTTGTGGGAAAGTCCAAATGCAACACCAAATCCTGGTCCATTAAACGGGCTGTTTAACTCAACGTGGACTTACAGAAGCGATTCAGATTTCTTGTCGCCATACGGAAGTTACGAGGAACTgagtgaagaagaaaaaatgaatgaaataaaaaacataccGGACTATTCCcaagaaaaaactgaacttgtGGCTTGGATGGTTAGTAACTGTGGCGCTCAACCTCGAATGGCTTTTGCCGAAACgctgaaaaaatatatcaagGTTGACGTGTTTGGAAGGTGCTCCGGAAAATTTGGGCAACAGAGAGGTTGTGGAAATCTAGCTGCTTGCCTTAAAACGTTTAAGTTTTATCTGGCATTCGAAAACGCTTTATGTGAGGATTACATCACTGAAAAATATTGGGGAAGGCTTG GTGATGTGAATGTCATCCCAGTTGTGATGGGAGGTGCCAATTACTCCAAGCTGGCTATTCCGGGGTCTTACATCAATGTTATGGACTTCAAAACTGTTAAACAACTGGCAGAGTACCTTCAGTATCTGGACAAAAATAACACTGCTTATAATGAATACTTTAAAAGGAGACTAAAATACAAAGTGTTTCGAAGCAACCTTGATTTATCAATGTGTCAAATATGTAAATGGTATGTTGCAAAATCTCCCCTTGAACCGAAAGTTTATGGTGACCTTAGAGCGCACTGGCTGAAGAAGGGACGATGTAATGAGAAAAGCCATCTTATCCGAAATATGTGGAAAGACGAATGA
- the LOC140932440 gene encoding 4-galactosyl-N-acetylglucosaminide 3-alpha-L-fucosyltransferase FUT6-like, with amino-acid sequence MINVNSTNNNSQLMQRERTKTLLLIYTVFFGTAKWIRDRDCGFENKFLFAANKCLSGDFELTYDKQRFEESDLVVFHARNMPSVDHLRRLLKNRSTSQRWVYALWESPNATPNPGPLNGLFNSTWTYRSDSDFLSPYGSYEELSEEEKMNEIKNIPDYSQGKTELVAWMVSNCGAQPRMAFAQTLKKYIKVDVFGRCSGKFGQQRGCGNLAACLKTFKFYLAFENALCEDYITEKYWGRLGDMNVIPVVMGGANYSKLAIPGSYINVMDFKTVKQLAEYLQYLDKNNTAYNEYFKWRLKYKVFRSNLDLSKCQICKWYVSKSPLEPKVYGDLRTHWLKKGRCNEKSHLIRNMWKDE; translated from the exons ATGATAAACGTGAATTCAACAAATAACAACTCACAACTCATGCAACGGGAAAGGACAAAGACTCTTTTACTCATCTACACTGTTTTTTTCGGGACAGCAAAGTGGATAAGAGATCGTGATTGTGGATTTGAAAACAAGTTTTTATTTGCCGCAAATAAATGTCTCTCAGGTGATTTCGAATTGACCTACGACAAACAGCGATTTGAGGAAAGCGACTTAGTCGTGTTTCACGCTAGAAACATGCCAAGTGTAGATCATCTAAGAAGGCTGCTGAAAAACAGGTCCACTTCACAGCGCTGGGTATATGCTTTGTGGGAAAGTCCAAATGCAACACCAAATCCTGGTCCATTAAACGGGCTGTTTAACTCAACGTGGACTTACAGAAGCGATTCAGATTTCTTGTCGCCATATGGAAGTTACGAGGAATTgagtgaagaagaaaaaatgaatgaaataaaaaacataccGGACTATTCCCAAGGAAAAACTGAACTTGTGGCTTGGATGGTTAGTAACTGTGGGGCTCAACCTCGAATGGCTTTTGCCCAAACgctgaaaaaatatatcaagGTTGACGTGTTTGGAAGGTGCTCCGGAAAATTTGGGCAACAGAGAGGTTGTGGAAATCTAGCTGCTTGCCTTAAAACGTTTAAGTTTTATCTGGCATTCGAAAACGCTTTATGTGAGGATTACATCACTGAAAAATATTGGGGAAGGCTTG gTGATATGAATGTCATCCCAGTTGTGATGGGAGGTGCCAATTACTCCAAGCTGGCTATTCCGGGGTCTTACATCAATGTTATGGACTTCAAAACTGTTAAGCAACTGGCAGAGTACCTTCAGTATCTGGACAAAAATAACACTGCTTATAATGAATACTTTAAATGGAGACTAAAATACAAGGTGTTTCGCAGCAACCTTGATTTATCAAAGTGTCAAATATGTAAATGGTATGTTTCAAAATCTCCGCTTGAACCGAAAGTTTATGGTGACCTTAGAACGCATTGGTTGAAGAAGGGACGATGTAATGAGAAAAGCCATCTTATCCGAAATATGTGGAAAGACGAATGA